A single window of Eucalyptus grandis isolate ANBG69807.140 chromosome 1, ASM1654582v1, whole genome shotgun sequence DNA harbors:
- the LOC120287420 gene encoding uncharacterized protein LOC120287420: MAAATRPALPVPDHVVSLTSSRAWGPQAGQRGARLPSRRCSEERSLRRARLKAGRRLAAAQRRNPYKSINAVGAHGRPRGGRSNGAGGPGQEDPARGHEIAQGLTGIGVKTPLRFMNQIGSPRKANTYGGKENNREAQEMGRTGSREIRRHPKKRPRSHKSLESSCRAAKNLRISTVGIPFGGRGTASGVIWGSRPGGSWPSVRSGAAGFIRERAVSGEGISKKMISPSAKIRKKRNFKDPESVLRTFQQNAARWRQWVVIYTTTLRGIRKTFEDCNAVRSAMESHCVPRCWRDVSMDSGYKEEAEKLERLIGGADEVVKLEERELGGSARWHSQDFNGVAVKILSILPSDVTIFDCKEIMLAVMRGFKLISCCIFYGWKFWNVVCAFLTKEV; encoded by the exons ATGGCGGCCGCCACGCGACCCGCGCTGCCCGTGCCCGACCACGTGGTCTCCCTCACCTCCAGCCGCGCGTGGGGTCCTCAGGCTGGACAGCGAGGAGCGAGGTTGCCGTCGCGCCGCTGCAGCGAGGAGAGATCGCTGCGCAGAGCAAGATTGAAGGCGGGTCGCCGGCTCGCGGCAGCACAGCGGAGGAACCCCTACAAGTCAATCAATGCTGTGGGAGCTCATGGAAGGCCTCGAGGAGGACGGAGCAACGGCGCCGGCGGACCAGGACAGGAAGACCCAGCCCGAGGCCACGAGATTGCTCAAGGCCTCACGGGCATCGGCGTGAAGACCCCGCTCAGGTTCATGAACCAGATTGGCTCTCCGAGGAAGGCGAACACCTATGGAGGCAAGGAAAACAACAGGGAAGCGCAGGAAATGGGTCGAACCGGGTCGCGGGAGATCCGACGTCACCCCAAAAAGAGGCCGAGATCGCACAAGTCGTTGGAGAGTTCGTGCAGAGCAGCGAAGAATCTGAGAATTTCGACCGTTGGGATTCCATTTGGAGGAAGAGGAACAGCTTCAGGAGTGATCTGGGGGTCACGTCCCGGCGGGTCTTGGCCCTCTGTTCGATCCGGCGCTGCTGGATTCATACGAGAAAGAGCTGTCTCAGGCGAAGGCATATCAAAGAAGATGATTTCGCCGTCAGCCAAGAtcaggaaaaagagaaatttcaaggaCCCCGAGTCCGTCCTCCGAACGTTCCAGCAAAATGCCGCCCGGTGGAGACAATGGGTGGTCATATACACCACCACGCTGAGAGGCATCAGGAAGACGTTCGAGGACTGCAACGCCGTGAGGTCGGCGATGGAGTCGCACTGCGTGCCCAGATGCTGGAGGGACGTGTCCATGGACTCGGGGTATAAGGAGGAGGCTGAGAAGCTG GAGAGGCTGATCGGAGGAGCTGATGAGGTGGTGAAGCTGGAGGAGAGGGAGCTTGGGGGTTCTGCTCGATGGCATTCCCAGGACTTCAATGGAGTTGCTGTGAAG ATTCTTTCTATATTACCATCTGATGTAACAATCTTTGATTGCAAAGAGATTATG CTTGCTGTTATGAGGGGCTTCAAGTTGATCTCCTGCTGCATTTTCTATGGTTGGAAGTTCTGGAACGTTGTCTGTGCATTCCTAACAAAGGAAGTTTGA
- the LOC120287421 gene encoding serine/arginine repetitive matrix protein 2-like, translating into MPQVDLEALVSACAGGARDGKISCETVGGGGGGGRREDEDPPDLPDSVLLSKDAEFDWFDRNAFYERRDSTKANSSPAAASNPILSSPTNSNSRRSSNNFKSRRRSSASRSRRARASSTPEPAPLQGGRRRGVLPEAVGIGRQGRSPAVEPSSPKVSCMGRVRSKRKRTGGRGATSRLKGAEPGCSRASSRYWEPAAGIGRRSWPTCRGRRRPAPGREEAPTGERRGRSTSDPPAAEGGEPPSGLGGVKRFRSGRRPDSWANNVA; encoded by the coding sequence ATGCCGCAGGTGGATCTGGAAGCCCTCGTCTCCGCCTGCGCCGGCGGCGCCCGCGACGGTAAGATCTCCTGCGAGaccgtcggcggcggcggcggcggcggtcgtcGGGAGGACGAGGATCCTCCCGATCTCCCCGATTCCGTATTGCTCTCCAAGGACGCCGAGTTCGACTGGTTCGACCGCAACGCCTTCTACGAGCGCCGGGACTCCACCAAGGCCAACTCCAGTCCCGCCGCCGCCTCGAATCCGATCCTCAGCTCCCCGACGAACTCCAACTCGCGGCGGTCGTCGAATAACTTCAAGTCAAGGCGTCGATCCTCGGCCTCCCGAAGCCGCAGAGCTCGTGCTTCGTCGACGCCAGAACCGGCGCCCCTGCAAGGCGGGAGGCGGCGCGGGGTTCTTCCCGAAGCGGTCGGGATCGGCCGGCAAGGTCGATCCCCGGCGGTCGAGCCGTCCTCGCCGAAGGTCTCGTGCATGGGGAGGGTGAGATCGAAGAGGAAGCGAACCGGCGGAAGAGGCGCGACGAGCCGGCTGAAAGGAGCAGAACCGGGCTGTTCGCGAGCCTCCTCGCGATACTGGGAACCGGCTGCAGGAATCGGCCGGCGGTCCTGGCCGACGTGCCGcgggcggcgtcgcccggcTCCGGGACGAGAGGAAGCACCCACCGGCGAGCGGCGCGGGCGGTCCACCTCGGATCCGCCGGCGGCGGAGGGCGGCGAGCCGCCGTCGGGCCTGGGCGGGGTGAAGCGGTTCAGGTCCGGTAGGAGGCCGGACTCGTGGGCCAACAACGTGGCGTGA